The proteins below come from a single Mangifera indica cultivar Alphonso chromosome 16, CATAS_Mindica_2.1, whole genome shotgun sequence genomic window:
- the LOC123198922 gene encoding RING-H2 finger protein ATL78-like has translation MGPKQINLLEELLSSIPPNSLKMSPTFQDFPGNSPSRKLLLFNHINQQQPAPRAAAPSSNYFGTNRIFDPNVVMVMSVLLCAVVCALGLNFLIRCIIKRSGSVAFGNFDSTGTSSAKIPNTGIKKKALKTFPVVKYSAEVNLPGLDSECVICLSEFVPGERVRLLPTCNHGFHICCIDKWLKSHSSCPKCRHCLIETRQKIVGCSQPAGSSGSAVAHLPSEQETAVSIRPLEPEGVLHNHGVIC, from the exons ATGGGGCCAAAG CAAATCAACCTCCTCGAAGAACTCCTGAGCTCCATCCCTCCCAACTCTCTCAAAATGTCACCTACTTTCCAGGATTTTCCCGGAAACTCTCCCTCAAGAAAATTGCTTCTGTTCAACCACATTAACCAACAACAGCCGGCACCAAGGGCTGCTGCTCCCTCTTCGAATTATTTTGGAACCAACAGAATCTTTGACCCCAATGTCGTGATGGTCATGTCAGTCCTCCTGTGTGCCGTAGTTTGCGCTCTGGGATTGAATTTTCTCATCAGGTGTATAATAAAAAGATCAGGATCTGTTGCCTTTGGCAATTTCGATTCCACAGGCACTTCCTCAGCTAAAATTCCCAACACAGGAATCAAAAAGAAGGCCCTGAAAACTTTTCCTGTGGTGAAGTACTCAGCGGAGGTGAATCTTCCAGGATTGGACTCAGAATGTGTTATATGCCTGTCAGAATTTGTTCCTGGAGAGCGTGTGCGCCTCCTGCCGACATGCAACCATGGATTCCACATCTGCTGTATCGATAAGTGGCTGAAGTCTCATTCTTCTTGCCCCAAATGCAGGCACTGCCTGATTGAGACTCGCCAGAAGATTGTGGGGTGTAGCCAGCCAGCAGGCTCGTCAGGATCAGCGGTTGCGCATTTGCCATCTGAGCAGGAAACAGCTGTGAGCATCAGGCCCCTGGAACCTGAAGGAGTGTTGCATAACCATGGAGTGATATGCTAA
- the LOC123199718 gene encoding RING-H2 finger protein ATL78-like, translating to MSPTFQDFPGNSPSRKLLLFDQINQQQPPPTAAAPPSNYPGTNRSFDPSVVMVMSVLLCALICALGLNFLIRCIIKRSGFAAFGNFDSTATSSAKIPNTGIKKKALKTFPVVKYSAEVNLPGLDSECVICLSEFVPGERVLLLPKCNHGFHIRCIDKWLTSHSSCPKCRHCLIETCQKILGCSQSGGPSGSTVAHTPSVQETVVSIRPLEPEGVLC from the coding sequence ATGTCACCAACTTTCCAGGATTTTCCCGGAAACTCTCCCTCAAGAAAATTGCTTCTGTTCGACCAGATTAACCAACAACAGCCGCCACCAACGGCCGCTGCTCCCCCTTCGAATTATCCTGGAACCAACAGAAGCTTTGACCCCAGTGTGGTGATGGTCATGTCAGTCCTCCTGTGTGCCTTAATTTGCGCTCTTGGATTGAATTTTCTCATCAGGTGTATAATAAAACGCTCAGGATTTGCTGCCTTTGGCAATTTCGATTCCACAGCCACTTCCTCAGCCAAAATTCCCAACACAGGAATCAAAAAGAAGGCCCTGAAAACTTTTCCTGTGGTGAAGTACTCAGCGGAGGTGAATCTTCCAGGATTGGACTCAGAATGTGTTATATGCCTGTCGGAATTTGTTCCTGGAGAGCGTGTGCTCCTCCTGCCGAAATGCAACCATGGATTCCACATCCGCTGCATCGATAAGTGGCTAACGTCTCATTCTTCTTGCCCCAAATGCAGGCACTGCCTGATTGAAACTTGCCAGAAGATATTGGGGTGTAGCCAGTCGGGAGGCCCGTCAGGATCCACGGTTGCGCATACGCCATCTGTGCAGGAAACAGTTGTGAGCATCAGGCCCTTGGAACCGGAAGGAGTGTTATGCTAA